In a single window of the Equus quagga isolate Etosha38 chromosome 7, UCLA_HA_Equagga_1.0, whole genome shotgun sequence genome:
- the MPV17L gene encoding mpv17-like protein translates to MAGWWRALPRAALRYPWPTNVLLYSALFSAGDAVQQRLRGGPADWRQTRRVATVAVAFHGNFNYVWLRLLERALPGRAPRTVLAKVLCDQALGGPVAISAFYAGMSILQGEDDIFLDLKQKFWNTYKTGLMYWPFVQLVNFSLVPVHWRTAYTGLCGFLWATFLCFSQQSGDGTLKSAFAFLHVKEANAAERPPEK, encoded by the exons ATGGCGGGCTGGTGGCGGGCGCTGCCGCGCGCGGCCTTGCGCTACCCGTGGCCCACGAACGTGCTGCTCTACTCCGCGCTCTTCTCGGCCGGCGACGCGGTGCAGCAGCGGCTGCGGGGCGGCCCGGCCGACTGGCGGCAGACGCGGCGCGTGGCCACGGTGGCCGTGGCCTTCCACGGCAACTTCAACTACGTGTGGCTGCGCCTGCTGGAGCGCGCGCTGCCTGGGCGCGCGCCGCGCACCGTCCTGGCCAAGGTGCTGTGCGACCAGGCGCTCGGCGGGCCCGTGGCCATCTCTGCCTTCTACGCAG GTATGAGTATTCTCCAAGGAGAGGATGACATATTTTTGGACctgaaacagaaattctggaataCATATAAG acTGGACTGATGTACTGGCCCTTTGTACAG CTGGTCAACTTCAGCCTCGTTCCCGTGCACTGGAGAACAGCGTACACCGGACTCTGTGGTTTCCTCTGggccaccttcctctgcttttcacAACAGAGTGGGGACGGCACATTGAAGTCCGCCTTCGCCTTCCTTCATGTAAAGGAGGCCAACGCAGCGGAAAGGCCCCCTGAGAAATGA